One genomic region from Leptospira tipperaryensis encodes:
- the plsY gene encoding glycerol-3-phosphate 1-O-acyltransferase PlsY — protein MNFLLFAFLSFAAGSIPFGYWIAFRLAGVDIRKSGSKNIGATNVGRLVGWRYGFPVLVLDVAKGALPVYLSGQYLPEGGIPFQLLCGVLAVLGHMFSPFLRFRGGKGVATALGVFLVLTPIACLGAVLVFLAVYKFFKFVSLGSIFASLTLPLVYAFSSVLLLHEEISYWVLGTMIFISIGIILTHRENILRILNQSELFAVKNEDQKSDSERNRR, from the coding sequence ATGAATTTCCTCTTATTCGCTTTCCTAAGTTTTGCCGCGGGTTCCATTCCTTTTGGATATTGGATCGCGTTTCGATTGGCCGGAGTGGACATTCGTAAATCCGGAAGTAAGAACATCGGCGCGACGAACGTGGGCCGTTTGGTCGGTTGGAGATACGGTTTTCCGGTTTTGGTTTTGGACGTCGCAAAAGGAGCGCTTCCGGTTTATCTTTCCGGTCAATATCTTCCGGAAGGAGGAATTCCGTTTCAACTCCTCTGCGGGGTTTTGGCGGTTCTCGGACATATGTTTTCTCCTTTTCTTCGTTTTCGCGGCGGGAAGGGAGTTGCGACCGCGTTAGGCGTGTTCTTGGTTTTGACTCCGATCGCGTGTCTGGGTGCGGTTCTTGTCTTTTTAGCGGTTTATAAATTTTTTAAATTTGTTTCACTGGGATCAATTTTTGCTTCCCTAACTCTTCCACTCGTTTATGCTTTTTCCTCGGTTCTTCTTTTACACGAAGAAATTTCGTATTGGGTCTTAGGAACCATGATTTTTATCTCTATCGGGATCATACTGACTCATAGAGAGAACATACTTCGGATTTTAAATCAGTCCGAGTTGTTTGCGGTCAAAAACGAGGATCAAAAAAGTGATTCAGAGAGAAATCGACGATAA
- a CDS encoding motility associated factor glycosyltransferase family protein, which produces MSHNLSEKTREIFGKKPYLSLYFQRQPDPSVQFTLKAAKNPEEWFLDLNGRALSSAVAPLTQALRSLQAQKISATDLVAVIGLGNPHLIYEVHKNLEPGQILLLIDEHPELIFPLWDGVLEPVMDVPGRHLFLGHSALNLLWNYMESLPVERVSGIRIFRNAASTSLNELYYSELEIKIRKILASKMSDLLTKFEFERIWVRNTFVNTANFPDSKNPRTRIELLKEKFANTPAMLVSAGPSLRSQCEWIRKIRDKVFLFSCDTSLKALLKFGIVPDGVITLDAQTHSFFHFMGAESSNVPLFADLVSSPPILRSQKFSKVVHSLTAKYVVDASGELRREVTAGSKTAEKILGPIGDIQSGGSVATTAFDLLRNLGCKPIFLVGQDLAYSGREIHSTGTHHNEKWLTLLKRTQSLERINEMIIRKRDTRLVPSAGGGEVLTDYVLDLYRHWFEESFKTLNFPVYNVNVRGAKIENCENVSIEEADSILTQFPDHGFFWRKFLPWSDEQDPEVSLETAENFRKDLLEKIGNVLETFSNPSQREESYETILALFRKLIVDWEDLGYLVRKTEIYILRHRDTLDETRKTNLFLAAVLKEFTGLKRKLLSGIETNPF; this is translated from the coding sequence ATGTCTCACAATCTCTCTGAAAAGACAAGAGAAATATTCGGGAAAAAGCCGTACTTATCCCTCTATTTCCAAAGACAACCCGACCCGAGCGTCCAATTCACACTCAAGGCCGCGAAGAATCCGGAAGAATGGTTTCTCGACTTAAACGGGCGCGCGCTTTCGAGCGCGGTGGCCCCTTTGACGCAAGCGCTTCGATCCCTTCAGGCGCAAAAAATTTCAGCGACCGATTTGGTCGCGGTGATCGGGCTCGGAAATCCACATCTTATCTACGAAGTTCATAAGAATTTAGAACCAGGTCAGATTCTTCTTTTGATAGACGAACATCCCGAACTGATCTTTCCTCTTTGGGACGGGGTTTTGGAACCGGTGATGGACGTGCCCGGAAGACATTTGTTCCTCGGACATTCCGCGCTCAACCTCCTCTGGAATTATATGGAATCTCTTCCCGTCGAAAGAGTTTCCGGGATCCGAATTTTTCGTAACGCCGCGAGCACTTCTCTCAACGAATTGTATTACAGCGAACTGGAGATCAAAATTCGAAAGATTCTCGCTTCGAAGATGAGCGATCTTTTGACCAAGTTCGAGTTTGAAAGAATCTGGGTTCGAAACACGTTCGTGAACACCGCGAACTTTCCGGATTCTAAAAATCCCCGAACAAGAATCGAACTTTTAAAAGAAAAATTTGCAAACACTCCGGCGATGCTCGTCTCCGCGGGACCTTCTCTTCGAAGTCAGTGCGAATGGATTCGTAAGATCAGAGACAAGGTCTTTTTATTTTCCTGCGATACTTCCTTAAAAGCGCTCCTCAAATTCGGAATCGTTCCCGACGGTGTGATCACACTCGACGCACAAACTCATTCTTTCTTTCATTTTATGGGCGCTGAATCATCTAACGTTCCTTTGTTCGCGGATTTGGTAAGTTCTCCTCCGATTCTAAGATCTCAAAAATTTTCCAAAGTTGTTCATTCCTTGACCGCGAAGTATGTGGTGGATGCGAGCGGCGAACTTCGAAGAGAAGTTACGGCAGGTTCTAAAACCGCTGAAAAAATATTAGGTCCGATCGGAGACATTCAATCCGGTGGAAGCGTCGCAACGACTGCGTTTGACCTGCTTCGAAACCTTGGATGCAAGCCGATCTTTTTGGTGGGTCAGGATCTTGCTTATTCGGGAAGAGAGATTCATTCTACCGGAACTCATCACAACGAAAAATGGCTCACCCTTTTAAAACGAACTCAGAGTCTCGAAAGAATCAACGAGATGATCATCCGAAAACGGGACACTCGTTTGGTTCCGTCCGCGGGTGGTGGAGAGGTTTTGACGGATTACGTTTTGGACTTATACCGTCACTGGTTTGAGGAATCCTTTAAGACCCTCAACTTTCCGGTTTACAACGTCAATGTTCGCGGAGCCAAGATTGAAAACTGTGAAAACGTTTCGATCGAAGAAGCAGACTCGATACTTACACAATTCCCCGATCACGGTTTTTTCTGGAGAAAATTTCTTCCCTGGAGTGACGAACAAGACCCGGAAGTTTCTTTGGAGACCGCCGAAAACTTTCGAAAAGATCTTTTAGAAAAGATCGGGAACGTCCTGGAAACATTTTCAAATCCTTCTCAAAGGGAAGAATCCTATGAAACGATTCTCGCTCTTTTTCGAAAGCTGATCGTAGACTGGGAAGATTTGGGTTACTTGGTTCGAAAGACGGAAATTTATATTCTCAGACACAGAGACACGTTAGACGAAACAAGAAAGACAAATCTTTTTTTAGCCGCAGTTTTGAAGGAATTTACGGGCTTAAAACGAAAACTTCTTTCGGGAATCGAAACGAATCCGTTCTGA